The Pochonia chlamydosporia 170 chromosome 1, whole genome shotgun sequence genome window below encodes:
- a CDS encoding rRNA-processing protein UTP23 (similar to Metarhizium robertsii ARSEF 23 XP_007820456.2) — translation MRTSHFPTPVAISRSLSRQLQLQLPDPLWRGRCERRYSTDSTPDGSGRHNQLSKLPFRFETGIGLFAKRPPRPFPPPFTSPPSASFSDPLSTHHRSRDRRGAFVNGEIIKGLTNGDDAVYASDFFICANDGVGAWAMRPRGHAGLWSRLILHFWVAAVEEDVLRSLSTDKPHMPDPVSMLQSAYEKTLDATVPLDWQGTTTACGAQLHYRPSSDDSTKNPSPLLLVTNLGDCQVMVLRPRSKEVIFKTKEQWHWFDCPRQLGTNSPDTPKDNAVVDTIDLEVGDVVLAMSDGVIDNLWEHEIVESVVKSINSWESAKGGTVQEDRKGGRNGGIQAAADDLVAAARVIAMDPFAESPFMEQAIEEGLASEGGKLDDISVVAALCIENK, via the exons ATGCGCACGTCACACTTTCCAACGCCTGTGGCCATTTCGAGATCTCTATCGCgacagctccagctccagctccccGACCCGCTATGGCGGGGCCGTTGTGAGAGACGATACTCAACAGATTCAACTCCAGATGGTTCCGGCCGACATAATCAACTATCCAAATTGCCATTTCGATTTGAAACTGGCATTGGTTTGTTCGCCAAGCGACCACCGCGGCCGTTCCCTCCGCCGTTTACGTCGCCTCCGTCTGCGTCCTTCTCCGACCCGCTAAGTACCCATCACAGAAGTCGCGATCGTCGGGGAGCATTCGTGAATGGCGAAATTATCAAGGGCTTGACGAATGGAGATGATGCGGTGTATGCGAGCGATTTCTTCATCTGCGCCAACGATGGAGTCGGGGCCTGGGCGATGCGACCACGCGGCCATGCTGG CTTGTGGTCGCGATTAATTCTGCATTTTTGGGTAGCAGCAGTTGAGGAAGACGTCCTCCGATCCTTATCCACCGATAAACCACATATGCCTGATCCTGTGTCCATGCTCCAGTCAGCCTATGAAAAGACTCTGGATGCAACGGTTCCCCTCGACTGGCAAGGGACGACTACAGCTTGCGGTGCTCAACTGCACTACCGGCCCTCGAGCGACGATTCGACGAAAAATCCCTCGCCCTTGTTGCTAGTCACAAATCTTGGGGACTGTCAAGTCATGGTGCTTCGCccaagaagcaaagaggtcatcttcaagaccaaagaaCAGTGGCACTGGTTTGATTGTCCCAGACAACTTGGGACGAACAGTCCTGACACACCAAAAGACAACGCCGTCGTGGATACAATAGACTTAGAAGTCGGAGACGTGGTACTGGCGATGAGCGATGGCGTTATTGATAATCTATGGGAGCATGAAATCGTTGAATCGGTGGTGAAGAGTATCAACAGCTGGGAGTCAGCAAAGGGAGGAACAGTACAGGAAGACAGGAAGGGAGGTCGAAATGGTGGCATTCAAGCTGCAGCAGATGACCTCgttgcggcggcgagggTCATTGCCATGGATCCATTTGCGGAGAGCCCATTCATGGAGCAAGCGATTGAAGAAGGCCTGGCCAGTGAAGGAG GAAAGTTGGATGATATTAGTGTGGTTGCTGCGTTGTGTATTGAGAATAAGTAA
- a CDS encoding PH domain-containing protein (similar to Neosartorya fischeri NRRL 181 XP_001265154.1), which yields MGRNRVLSFMSQFSAGAKTPSPSSSPPNELSVNLKKKQHHVSDPFPQLDNNIIAVRRPTTPPSRPDYGTPLDGSPNSSSTPPQQRQRSSSRPLSMVQTYQPPLMDINEDTIPELQPIFTLLNSHSNKLYQEGYFLKLDDQNTQGKPNADRTWTECFAQLVGTVLSLWDAAELDAAGEDGEVLPKFINLTDASIKMIESLPTRSNDEQPLQNILSISTAGRNRYLLHFNSHHSLIQWTAGIRLAMFEHSTLQEAYTGALIAGKGKSLNNINVIMERSRMKSEQWVRVRFGAGVPWRRCWCVISPPDEKEFQKQQKELKKRSPYDRSHIPTLKGDIKFYDTRKDGKKQKKAQPIATITDAFSAYAIYPQAKSLIDASTLLKIEGHVTVHADPPSATEGFIFIMPEVHPAVSGFEMLLRFLFPTWDAFGLYGRPGRLVASVLDPRSLMFAMPKHKRYGYLEILDVSTLILDESSTSWAEREWRKRLKEATGTRMNALEDGTRSHSRSASRSSARLSFGSGNRPKVGFADDGNSLQPGREPHHMRNVSDPNLSGSQQNPYGGPGASPNRQQLPLRGGPPGQMMPSELASSDEELGASPPPPMHNLEAMRSLQTPEPVSRPPAFNHGPQARPTSKAYHSPELRRANSRLSNSTLAQMATAGGMGHDAQSGRPPRSRDGEDGVFPGPAVYSHDHSLGTYTNYGNFGEGPNPGNQERPQANNLPPPALDVPNQRPNGPPMGPPGPYGQNPNSRPGTSEGRRSPYPPGQGGPPRSPNPQQQGFRPDQVRSPPGPGGPPGPYGRGRPPPGQGPPNGPPGQHGNFRPGPGGPPPPGGPGGRGGPPPGHPHRKPVPRQTNSITPDHIIDHYTSEAYRGGPPPGYDRRPAPPPHKQGPGFGGPNGNHDENRPRAGVMKTVGGGEPPLQNNSGFDIPEVNFGPTLNYAASAVPRKQVSGPAESSFMRGQPQGYSSSEPRSYAQAPRSGHGRQESADSGPRTMAWQPAGTYTTSGPRSVSGSSSESRALTPEQYVQHRAAANSPQYGANLGAGPGAMGPRTPSPQPPYPGAMRGGPGPPPPPHGGQGASFSRPLGPPSPGIPPQGQYGPGQAPSHTPYQGQAF from the exons ATGGGTCGAAATCGAG TTCTCTCTTTCATGTCCCAGTTCTCTGCTGGCGCAaagactccatcaccatcatcgtcgccgcccAACGAGCTCTCTGTGAAcctcaagaagaagcagcatcacGTCTCCGACCCGTTTCCTCAACTGGATAACAACATCATCGCTGTGCGCCGACCTACAACACCGCCATCACGGCCGGACTATGGCACTCCGCTAGACGGCTCTCCAAACAGCAGTAGCACTCCTCCCCAACAGCGTCAGCGCAGTTCATCCAGACCTCTGTCCATGGTTCAGACCTACCAACCGCCCCTCATGGATATAAACGAAGATACTATTCCCGAGCTGCAACCTATTTTCACTCTGCTCAATAGCCACTCCAACAAACTCTACCAAGAGGGCTACTTTCTCAAACTAGATGACCAGAACACAC AAGGCAAACCAAATGCGGACAGAACATGGACCGAGTGCTTTGCCCAGCTTGTTGGCACAGTCTTGTCGTTGTGGGATGCGGCCGAACTCGATGCCGccggcgaggatggcgaggttCTGCCAAAGTTTATCAACCTTACAGATGCTTCAATCAAGATG ATTGAATCGCTACCTACTCGCTCCAACGACGAGCAACCTTTACAGAATATTTTGAGCATATCTACTGCTGGCAGGAACCGATATCTTCTCCACTTCAATTCACACCACTCTCTGATTCAATGGACAGCTGGAATTCGTCTCGCCATGTTCGAGCACTCGACACTGCAGGAAGCTTACACCGGCGCCTTAATTGCAGGCAAGGGCAAATCATTaaacaacatcaacgtcatcatGGAGAGATCACGCATGAAGTCGGAACAATGGGTCAGAGTCCGTTTCGGTGCCGGCGTGCCGTGGCGCCGTTGCTGGTGTGTGATTTCGCCTCcggatgagaaggagtttcagaagcagcaaaaggaaCTCAAGAAGAGATCGCCTTATGACCGGTCTCACATCCCTACTCTGAAGGGTGACATCAAATTTTATGATACCAGGAAGgatggcaagaagcagaagaaggctcaGCCAATCGCCACTATTACCGACGCATTCTCAGCCTATGCCATTTATCCCCAGGCAAAGTCTCTGATTGACGCTTCCACATTACTCAAGATTGAGGGCCATGTTACCGTCCATGCTGATCCGCCGTCAGCTACCGAGGGCTTCATTTTCATCATGCCCGAGGTTCACCCCGCCGTCAGTGGATTTGAGATGCTGCTTCGTTTCCTATTTCCCACATGGGATGCCTTTGGTTTGTACGGCCGACCTGGAAGACTGGTAGCAAGTGTTCTGGACCCACGGTCGCTCATGTTCGCCATGCCCAAGCACAAGCGCTACGGATATCTTGAGATCCTTGACGTTTCCACCCTCATTCTTGATGAAAGTAGTACATCATGGGCGGAGAGGGAATGGCGCAAACGTTTGAAGGAGGCCACAGGAACACGGATGAATGCTTTGGAGGATGGGACGAGGTCTCATTCTCGCAGCGCAAGTCGTTCAAGCGCGAGACTAAGTTTTGGTAGTGGAAATAGACCCAAGGTGGGATTTGCGGACGATGGGAACTCG CTGCAACCGGGCCGTGAGCCTCATCACATGCGCAACGTGTCAGATCCGAACCTGAGCGGCTCGCAGCAGAACCCCTATGGCGGACCTGGTGCCTCACCAAATCGACAGCAACTCCCGCTTCGCGGAGGACCGCCTGGCCAAATGATGCCTAGCGAGCTCGCAAGCTCTGACGAAGAGCTTGGCGCAtcgccaccaccgcccatgCACAACTTGGAAGCAATGAGAAGCCTGCAGACTCCTGAGCCGGTTTCAAGGCCACCCGCCTTCAACCACGGACCACAGGCAAGACCAACCAGCAAGGCGTACCATAGTCCTGAGCTTCGACGCGCTAATAGCCGTCTGTCGAACTCGACACTTGCCCAAATGGCTACCGCCGGCGGCATGGGACACGATGCGCAAAGCGGTCGTCCACCCCGCAGTAgagatggtgaggatggtgtgTTTCCTGGACCCGCGGTTTATTCGCACGACCACTCACTGGGAACTTATACTAATTATGGCAACTTTGGTGAAGGCCCAAATCCAGGTAACCAGGAACGACCACAGGCAAACAATCTGCCACCTCCTGCCCTTGATGTTCCAAACCAGCGACCCAACGGCCCTCCCATGGGACCTCCTGGTCCATATGGTCAGAACCCCAACTCTCGTCCTGGGACCTCGGAAGGGCGTCGATCCCCGTACCCTCCAGGACAGGGCGGACCACCACGGTCACCTAACCCTCAGCAGCAAGGCttccgaccagaccaagtccGGTCTCCCCCTGGACCTGGAGGGCCCCCAGGACCATACGGTCGTGGTCGTCCTCCTCCAGGTCAGGGTCCTCCAAACGGCCCTCCAGGCCAGCATGGTAACTTTCGACCTGGACCAGGCGGACCTCCACCACCTGGAGGCCCCGGAGGACGAGGCGGCCCTCCTCCGGGTCATCCTCACCGAAAGCCAGTCCCGCGACAGACTAACAGTATTACGCCCGACCATATTATTGATCACTATACCTCCGAAGCATACCGTGGCGGCCCTCCCCCCGGCTATGACCGACGGCCAGCACCGCCCCCTCATAAACAAGGCCCTGGATTCGGTGGTCCAAACGGCAACCATGATGAGAATCGACCTCGTGCCGGCGTGATGAAGACTGTTGGAGGCGGAGAGCCTCCCTTGCAAAACAATTCGGGGTTTGACATTCCAGAGGTAAATTTTGGCCCTACTCTTAATTATGCTGCGTCCGCGGTACCGCGAAAACAAGTATCGGGACCTGCCGAATCGTCTTTTATGCGTGGTCAACCACAAGGTTACTCCTCGTCGGAGCCGAGGTCGTATGCCCAAGCACCTAGATCAGGTCACGGGAGGCAGGAATCCGCGGACTCGGGCCCAAGAACAATGGCCTGGCAGCCCGCGGGTACCTATACGACATCGGGACCGCGATCGGTATCGGGATCAAGTTCAGAATCAAGAGCGCTGACACCAGAACAGTATGTTCAACACCGAGCCGCAGCAAACTCGCCTCAGTATGGCGCCAATCTTGGAGCCGGACCAGGAGCCATGGGCCCAAGAACCCCCAGCCCTCAACCCCCGTACCCTGGCGCCATGCGTGGAGGACCTGgcccgcctcctccgcctcatGGAGGCCAGGGAGCGAGCTTCTCTCGACCCTTAGGCCCTCCATCGCCAGGCATTCCACCACAAGGACAGTACGGCCCCGGCCAGGCGCCAAGCCATACCCCATACCAGGGTCAAGCCTTTTAG